ACGACCGGCTGCTCGACGCCGCCTCGCTGGCGGCCGGCGGCGAGACACCGACCCACACCGACGGGATCAACACCCAGCTCTCGGGGATGGGCGACCGGCTGGACGCGGAGCCGTGGGTCGCCGGCCTCGCCGCCCTCGCGCTGGCCGTGCTGGCCGACGAGTCGGCGACGCTCCGGCCGACCGGGATCGAGAAAATCGCCGGCGGACTCGAGGCCGACGGTCCCGTCGTCCGGGTCGCCGCCGGTCGGGTCCTCGAGACGATGGCCGACGACGATCCGTCCGGCTTCGCGGACGCGGTGCCGGCGCTGCTCGCGGCCCTCGAGGACTCCGATGCCGACGTCCGGGCGGCGGCCGCCGGCGCGCTGGCCGCGTGTGCCCAGTCGGACGATGAATCGCCGTTCGAGGACGCCGGTCGGAACCCCGTCCCGGTCCTCGAGTCGCGCCTCGCCGATCGCGACGGCCGGGTGCGCGCTCGAGCCGTCCGGACGCTGGCGGCGCTCGAGGCGGCCGAGACGCGACCCGCGATCGAGTCGCTGACCGACGACCCAGTCCCGGCCGTCGCGACCGCAGCCGACGACGCGGTGACGCGGCTCGCGGACGCCACCGACGCGCCCCCCGATTCCGACGCGGCGACGCCGCCAGCTGGCCGATGACGCGGGCCGGCGCGAACCGGTCGCGCGGTCGGCGGCCGACCGCTGGGCCGCGCCCGACCGAACGCTGGCGCGACGATCCCGAAGACGCCGCGATCGAAGCCGCGCCGGCGGTCGTCGGCGAGACGGTCGCCGTCGGTCTCGACGACGGCAGCGTCGCCGCGCTGGCCCTCGAGGACGGGCGCGAGCGCTGGCGGTTCGAAACCGGCGGCCCGGTCAGGGCCGCGCCCGCGGTCGCCGACGAGAGGGTCGTCGTCGGCAGCGCCGACGGCGCCGTCTACGCGATCGACGCCGAGAGCGGCGAGCGCGCGTGGCGCTACCAGACCGACGGTCGCGTCGAGACGTCGCCGGTCGTCGCCGACGGCGTCGTCTACGCCTGTAGCGACGACCTCCACGCGATCGACGCCGAGAACGGTCGCCCGGTCTGGACGGCCGCCCTCGAGGGCGAGTGCTCCGGGCCGACGGTCGCCGACGATGCGGTCTACGTCGCCACCGGCGATCGACTGCACTCGCTCGCGACGGCCGACGGGGGCCGACGCTGGGAACGCACCTTCGAGGCCCCCATCGGCGCGCCGCCGGCGGTCGCCGATGGCACGGTCTACGTCGCCAGCGGCGAGACGCTGCTGGCGCTGTCGAGCGCCGACGGCTCGCGGCGGTTCCGGTTCGACACCGGGGCGCGGATCGAGACGCCGCCGGCGGTCTCGAGCGCCGACGGCACCGTCTACGCGACCAGTTCCGACGGGAGCCTCTACGCCGTCGAGACGGCCCGCGGCACCGCGCGCTGGCGGGTCGACGTCGGGACGGCGGCGACGGGGCCCGCGGTCGTCGGCGAGGCGGTCTATCTGGCGACCGAGGACGGGCGGCTGCTCGCGCTGACGGCCGGCGACGGACGCCGGCGCTGGCGACTCGAACGCGAGTCGACTCCCGCGGCGATGATCGCCTCGAGCGCGACGCTGTGGCTTATCGACGACGGTATCGCGGCGCTCGGTGGCGGTCGCTCGTCCCTGACGGAGTCGCTCTCCGGGCTGTTCACTCGATTCGGCGGCGACTCCTAAGCTCGCCAGCAGCGGGTGCGAAATAGCGCTGAATCGCACACGTCGTTGCTGACGTGGGCGTCGCGAACGGAGACGGTTTATCCGGTCAGATCAGTTCGGCGACCTCGGCGGCGACGGAAGCGTCGACGAACGCGATGACCCGGTCGCCGGTTTGGATGATCTTGTTGCCCCGCGGGATCTGCAGCTGCTCGTTGCGGACGATCGCGCCGATCACGATCCCGGACGGAAGCTGGTCGGTAACGTCCCGGAGGGCTTTCCCGGCGAGAGCGCTCTCCGAGTCGACGACGACCTCGAGCACTTCGGCGTCGTCGTGTCCAAGGACGCTGACTTCCTTCGGTCCCGGCTCGTAAATGGTCCGGAGGATCTCGCTGACGATGATGTCTTCGGGGTGGACGATCACGTCGAGGCCGGTTTCCTCGAAGAGGTCGACGACCTCGGGGTTGTCGACGACGGCCGCGGTTCTGGCGACGTCGAACTCCCTGGCCAACTGCGCCAGGAGGTAGTTCGTGTTATCGTCGACCGTGCCGACGACCAGATCGGCGCCGGTTAACACGTTGGGGTTGAAGCCGCCGATGTTCGTCACGTCGGTCTCCGCGACCGACGAACGTCGGAGTCGGGTCGTCAACTGCGTCGCCTGCTCCGGATCGCGCTCGACGATTTCCGGCGTCCAGCCCCGGGCCTCGAACTGCTGTGCGATCTGGTAGCCCAGCACGTCGCCGCCGACGACCACGATGTCGTCTTCGGATTTCAACGGCGGCTGAGCGGAAACGTCCGCCGCGAAGCGGCTGATGCTGGCGAGACTGCCGATCACGACGACGCAGTCCCCCGACCGGATCACGGTCTCCCCGGTCGGGATGATGACGTCGTCGTCCCGGAGGATCGCCGCGAACGTCGCCGACGCGTAGCGATCCGCCTCCGCGACGCGCTGGCCGGTTATCGGCGTGTCCTCTCCGATTTCGAACTCGGCGACCTCCACTTGGTCGTCGGCGAAGGTGTCGACGGCGTGGGCGCCCGGAAGCGCGATCGTCCGAACGACGGCTTCGGCCGCGAGCTTATCGATACACAGCATCGTGTCGACGCCGAGTCCCTCGTCGAGCGACTGCCAGGTCTCGAACAACCCGACTTCCTTGACGCGGGCGATGGTGCGCGGATCGCCGGCCTGCTTGGCCGCGTTGCAGACCATGACGTTCGCCGCGTCGCTGTCGGTGCTCGCGACGACGATCTCCGCCCGATCGATGCCCGCCTCCCGGAGCGTCGACGCCGAGCGACCGTCGCCGACGACCCCGGTCACGTCGTGTCGTGAACGAAGCTCATCGACCAGATCCGCGTTTCGGTCGATGACGACCACATCATTGGATTCCGCGAGGTCAGCGGCCAAATTCGATCCGACGCTCCCGGCACCGATGATGAGAATCATCTGTGATCCCGTATTACTGAGTCGGAAGCAGTCGTAAATCTTTGCCTGTCACTGGAAGAGACAATACCGGCGAGATCGGGAACGATCCGCCGTACCGTGTGCGACGGTCGCGGTTGATCGTCGGAGAGCCACGCCAGTAGCCGTCGTTACGGCCTCGAGCCGCCGATGCGCGACGCCGTCGACCCGCCGGTCGTTTCGTCGGACGGTCCTTCCCCACGGTCACCGTCGGAATCCTCGACCTCGAGTTCGGCGTCGACGTCCCGGACGATCGTTTCGCGATCGAGGACGGCAGTCTCGTGCCACCGTTTCTCGCCGTTCGGATCGACGAGGATCGTTGTCGGGTAGCCGACGACGCCGTAGGCCTCGGCCAGTCCGGCATCGTAGCCGACGGCCCAGTCGCCGCCGTGGGTCGCCCACCACTCGC
This portion of the Haloterrigena gelatinilytica genome encodes:
- the trkA gene encoding Trk system potassium transporter TrkA; its protein translation is MYDCFRLSNTGSQMILIIGAGSVGSNLAADLAESNDVVVIDRNADLVDELRSRHDVTGVVGDGRSASTLREAGIDRAEIVVASTDSDAANVMVCNAAKQAGDPRTIARVKEVGLFETWQSLDEGLGVDTMLCIDKLAAEAVVRTIALPGAHAVDTFADDQVEVAEFEIGEDTPITGQRVAEADRYASATFAAILRDDDVIIPTGETVIRSGDCVVVIGSLASISRFAADVSAQPPLKSEDDIVVVGGDVLGYQIAQQFEARGWTPEIVERDPEQATQLTTRLRRSSVAETDVTNIGGFNPNVLTGADLVVGTVDDNTNYLLAQLAREFDVARTAAVVDNPEVVDLFEETGLDVIVHPEDIIVSEILRTIYEPGPKEVSVLGHDDAEVLEVVVDSESALAGKALRDVTDQLPSGIVIGAIVRNEQLQIPRGNKIIQTGDRVIAFVDASVAAEVAELI
- a CDS encoding outer membrane protein assembly factor BamB family protein, which produces MTRAGANRSRGRRPTAGPRPTERWRDDPEDAAIEAAPAVVGETVAVGLDDGSVAALALEDGRERWRFETGGPVRAAPAVADERVVVGSADGAVYAIDAESGERAWRYQTDGRVETSPVVADGVVYACSDDLHAIDAENGRPVWTAALEGECSGPTVADDAVYVATGDRLHSLATADGGRRWERTFEAPIGAPPAVADGTVYVASGETLLALSSADGSRRFRFDTGARIETPPAVSSADGTVYATSSDGSLYAVETARGTARWRVDVGTAATGPAVVGEAVYLATEDGRLLALTAGDGRRRWRLERESTPAAMIASSATLWLIDDGIAALGGGRSSLTESLSGLFTRFGGDS